A window of the Bradyrhizobium diazoefficiens genome harbors these coding sequences:
- a CDS encoding CvpA family protein, whose translation MPVTLLDLILLGVMLISGLLAMVRGFMREILSIAAWGTAAIVTLYSFSKLLPTAKTYFNNDTVASVVVVAGVFVGTLVVVSVITVRISDMILDSRIGALDRTLGFLFGLARGLLIVVVAFLFFTWLVPDKQRPDWVTGAKSRVVLQGTGDWLMSLLPDDPENTILKRFKKNKPDDDQADTEQQPSGSGDGYSKPARDSLKKLIEKPAAR comes from the coding sequence ATGCCAGTAACACTCCTCGACCTGATCCTGCTCGGTGTGATGCTGATCTCGGGCCTGCTCGCCATGGTCCGCGGCTTCATGCGCGAAATCCTCTCGATTGCAGCCTGGGGCACGGCTGCGATCGTGACGCTGTACTCGTTCTCCAAGCTGCTGCCGACCGCCAAGACCTATTTCAACAACGACACCGTCGCGAGCGTGGTCGTGGTCGCCGGCGTGTTCGTCGGCACCCTGGTCGTGGTCTCCGTGATCACGGTCCGGATCTCCGACATGATCCTGGATTCGCGCATTGGTGCGCTGGACCGCACCCTTGGGTTCCTGTTTGGGTTGGCTCGCGGGCTTTTGATCGTGGTGGTGGCCTTCCTGTTCTTCACCTGGCTGGTGCCGGACAAGCAGCGCCCGGACTGGGTCACGGGGGCCAAGTCCCGCGTGGTGCTCCAGGGAACCGGGGATTGGCTGATGTCGCTCTTGCCGGATGACCCCGAGAACACCATCTTGAAGAGATTCAAGAAAAACAAACCAGATGATGATCAAGCTGATACCGAGCAGCAGCCTTCGGGCAGTGGCGACGGATACAGTAAACCTGCTCGTGACAGCCTGAAGAAGCTGATCGAGAAACCTGCGGCGCGTTGA
- the purF gene encoding amidophosphoribosyltransferase has product MRHPDQDAHAELDPGSAALELQDDLERDTLREECGVFGIYGHPDAAAITALGLHALQHRGQEAAGIVSYDGSRFHSERRLGLVGDTFSRREVIDRLPGNMAVGHVRYSTTGATILRNVQPLFAELNAGGLAVAHNGNLTNGLTLRRDLVMHGAMMQSTTDTEVILHLVARSRRARFIERYIDALREIEGAYALVSLTNKKLVGARDPRGIRPLVLGELDGCPILTSETCALDIIGARFVRDIEPGEVIVFDESGQDIHKPFPPIAPRPCIFEYIYFSRPDSIVHGRSVYEVRKAFGAQLARESHVPVDVVVPVPDSGVPAAVGYSQHSGVPFELGIIRNHYVGRTFIQPTQAIRESGVRMKHSANRAAIEGKRIILIDDSLVRGTTSKKIVRMMRDAGAKEVHFRLASPPILYPDYYGIDLPDRGGLLAATHSLEEMREIIGADSLAFLSIDGMYRAMGEPGRDPANPKFSDHCFTGAYPTHLTDQTQTEPQPRQLSLLAEAS; this is encoded by the coding sequence ATGCGACACCCTGACCAGGACGCCCATGCTGAACTCGATCCCGGCTCCGCCGCGCTAGAGCTTCAGGACGACCTGGAGAGAGATACGCTCCGCGAGGAATGCGGCGTGTTCGGCATTTACGGCCACCCGGACGCCGCAGCCATTACCGCCCTCGGCCTCCACGCTCTTCAACACCGCGGCCAGGAAGCCGCTGGCATCGTCTCCTACGACGGCAGCCGCTTCCACAGCGAACGCCGCCTCGGCCTCGTTGGCGACACCTTCTCCCGCCGCGAGGTGATCGACCGCCTGCCCGGCAACATGGCCGTCGGCCATGTCCGTTATTCCACCACCGGCGCAACCATCCTGCGCAACGTGCAGCCGCTGTTCGCCGAACTCAATGCCGGCGGCCTCGCGGTCGCCCACAACGGCAACCTCACCAACGGCCTGACGCTGCGCCGCGATCTCGTGATGCACGGCGCGATGATGCAGTCGACCACCGACACCGAGGTGATCCTGCACCTGGTCGCGCGCTCCAGGCGCGCCCGTTTCATCGAGCGCTATATCGACGCGCTGCGCGAGATCGAAGGCGCCTATGCGCTGGTCTCGCTGACCAACAAGAAGCTGGTCGGCGCGCGCGATCCGCGCGGCATTCGCCCGCTGGTGCTCGGCGAGCTCGATGGCTGCCCGATCCTGACGTCGGAGACCTGCGCACTCGACATCATCGGCGCGCGCTTCGTGCGCGACATCGAGCCCGGCGAAGTCATCGTGTTCGACGAGAGCGGCCAGGACATCCACAAGCCGTTTCCGCCGATCGCGCCGCGGCCCTGCATCTTCGAATACATCTACTTCTCCCGTCCGGACTCCATCGTCCATGGCCGCTCGGTGTACGAGGTGCGCAAGGCCTTCGGCGCCCAGCTTGCGCGCGAGAGCCATGTGCCGGTCGACGTCGTGGTGCCGGTGCCGGATTCCGGCGTGCCCGCCGCGGTCGGCTACAGCCAGCATTCCGGCGTGCCGTTCGAGCTTGGCATCATCCGCAACCACTATGTCGGCCGCACCTTCATCCAGCCGACGCAGGCGATCCGCGAATCCGGCGTGCGCATGAAGCATTCGGCCAACCGCGCCGCGATCGAAGGCAAGCGCATCATCCTGATCGACGATTCGCTGGTGCGCGGCACCACGTCGAAGAAGATCGTGCGCATGATGCGCGATGCCGGCGCCAAGGAAGTGCATTTCCGCCTCGCCTCGCCGCCGATCCTCTATCCCGACTATTACGGCATCGACCTGCCCGACCGCGGCGGCCTTTTGGCCGCGACGCATTCGCTCGAGGAGATGCGCGAGATCATCGGCGCGGACTCGCTCGCGTTCCTGTCGATCGACGGCATGTACCGCGCCATGGGCGAGCCCGGCCGCGACCCGGCCAATCCGAAATTCTCGGATCATTGCTTCACCGGTGCCTATCCGACCCACCTCACCGACCAGACCCAGACCGAGCCGCAACCGCGCCAGCTGTCATTGCTGGCGGAGGCGAGCTGA
- a CDS encoding ABC transporter substrate-binding protein, translating into MTTTFARRSAALLACAAFGFATSAYAQDKTVTIGVLNDMSSLYADIGGPNSVVAVKMAVEDSGLAAKGWKIEVLSGDHQNKPDIGVNIARQWIDTQKVDMITDTPNSGVALAVSNVAKEKNVVLLNNGGASADLTGKACNANTISYTYDTYMLANGTGKALTKAGGDSWFFLTADYAFGAALERDTSAVVTANGGKVLGGVKHPLNTSDFSSFLLQAQNSKAKIVGLANAGGDTTNAIKQAAEFGIVEGGQKLAALLLFINDVHSLGLKTAHGLTFTESFYWDLNDKTRAWSKRFQEKVTNHAMPSMTQAGNYAGVIHYLKALEALGGNPHDGAKVVAKMKEIPTDDPLFGKGPLREDGRRIIPAYLFEVKKPEESKGPWDYYKLVANIPAEDAARPLKDSECPLVKK; encoded by the coding sequence ATGACGACGACGTTCGCGCGCCGCTCCGCGGCCCTTCTGGCCTGCGCTGCTTTCGGTTTTGCCACATCCGCCTACGCCCAGGACAAGACTGTCACGATCGGCGTGCTCAACGACATGTCCAGCCTCTACGCCGACATCGGCGGCCCCAACTCAGTGGTGGCGGTCAAGATGGCGGTGGAGGATTCCGGTCTGGCTGCCAAGGGCTGGAAGATCGAGGTCCTCAGCGGCGATCACCAGAACAAGCCGGACATCGGGGTCAACATCGCACGGCAGTGGATCGACACCCAGAAGGTCGACATGATCACCGACACGCCGAACTCCGGCGTGGCGCTGGCGGTCAGCAACGTCGCCAAGGAAAAGAACGTCGTCCTGCTCAACAATGGCGGTGCCAGCGCCGACCTCACCGGCAAGGCCTGCAACGCCAACACCATCTCCTACACCTACGACACCTACATGCTCGCCAACGGCACCGGCAAGGCGCTGACCAAGGCCGGCGGCGATAGCTGGTTCTTCCTGACCGCCGATTACGCCTTTGGCGCCGCGCTCGAGCGTGACACCAGCGCGGTGGTTACCGCCAACGGCGGCAAGGTGCTCGGCGGCGTCAAGCATCCGCTCAACACGTCGGACTTCTCGTCGTTCCTGCTACAGGCACAGAACTCCAAGGCCAAGATCGTCGGCCTTGCCAATGCCGGCGGCGACACCACCAACGCGATCAAGCAGGCGGCTGAGTTCGGCATCGTCGAAGGCGGCCAGAAGCTCGCTGCACTGCTGCTCTTCATCAACGACGTCCATTCGCTCGGCCTCAAGACCGCGCACGGTCTGACCTTCACAGAATCCTTCTACTGGGACCTGAACGACAAGACCCGTGCCTGGTCCAAGCGCTTCCAGGAGAAAGTGACCAACCATGCGATGCCGTCGATGACCCAGGCCGGCAATTATGCCGGCGTGATCCATTACCTCAAGGCGCTCGAGGCGCTCGGCGGCAATCCGCATGACGGCGCCAAGGTCGTCGCCAAGATGAAGGAAATCCCGACCGACGATCCGCTGTTCGGCAAGGGCCCGCTCCGCGAGGATGGCCGCCGCATCATCCCGGCCTATCTGTTCGAGGTGAAGAAGCCGGAGGAATCGAAGGGGCCGTGGGATTATTACAAGCTGGTCGCGAACATCCCGGCGGAAGATGCCGCCAGGCCGCTCAAGGACAGCGAGTGTCCGCTGGTGAAGAAGTAA
- the der gene encoding ribosome biogenesis GTPase Der — MSFTIAIIGRPNVGKSTLFNRLVGQKLALVDDLPGVTRDRREGEARLGDLEFTIIDTAGLDEGAKGSLTARMQEQTEAAIAQADALFFVIDARIGLTPTDRAFADFARRANKPVLLVANKSEGKHGDAGAMESFALGLGDPIQVSAEHGEGMGELYDALAKLMPVPVDEDEAEDDEPLTEEEAATRPIRVAIVGRPNAGKSTMINHLLGEERLLTSPEAGTTRDSIAVEINWKGRKFRVFDTAGLRRRSRIEEKLEKLSVADALRAVRFAEVVVMMMDAQNRFEEQDLRIADLIEREGRAMVLAVNKWDLMETKGGGAISTLRRDADHWLPQVKGVPIVAVSGLMGEGIDRLMQAIQDAYALWNRRVSTSALNRWFEEAVQANPPPAVSGRRLKLNYITQTKARPPSFVLFCSRADAVPQSYLRYLINSMREAFDLPGTPVRITLREKANPFAHKRKRPS; from the coding sequence ATGTCCTTTACGATTGCCATTATCGGCCGACCCAATGTCGGCAAGTCGACGCTGTTCAACCGCCTGGTTGGACAGAAGCTCGCGCTTGTCGATGATCTGCCCGGCGTCACCCGCGACCGCCGCGAGGGCGAGGCCAGGCTCGGCGATCTCGAATTCACCATCATCGACACCGCTGGCCTCGACGAAGGTGCCAAGGGCTCGCTGACGGCGCGGATGCAGGAGCAGACCGAAGCTGCGATCGCGCAGGCCGACGCACTGTTCTTCGTGATCGATGCCCGCATCGGCCTTACGCCGACCGATCGCGCCTTCGCCGATTTCGCTCGCCGCGCCAATAAGCCGGTGCTTCTTGTCGCCAACAAGAGCGAAGGCAAGCACGGCGATGCCGGCGCGATGGAATCCTTTGCGCTCGGCCTCGGCGATCCCATCCAGGTCTCGGCCGAACATGGCGAGGGCATGGGCGAACTCTACGACGCGCTCGCCAAGCTGATGCCGGTACCCGTCGACGAGGATGAGGCCGAGGACGACGAGCCGCTCACCGAGGAAGAGGCCGCGACGCGTCCGATCCGGGTCGCCATCGTCGGCCGTCCCAATGCCGGCAAGTCGACCATGATCAATCATCTGCTCGGCGAGGAGCGCCTGCTGACGAGCCCCGAGGCCGGCACCACGCGCGACTCCATTGCGGTCGAGATCAACTGGAAGGGCCGCAAATTTCGCGTGTTCGACACGGCGGGCCTGCGCCGGCGCTCGCGCATCGAGGAGAAGCTGGAGAAGCTCTCGGTCGCCGACGCCTTGCGCGCGGTGCGCTTTGCCGAAGTCGTCGTGATGATGATGGACGCGCAGAACCGCTTCGAGGAGCAGGATCTGCGCATCGCCGACCTGATCGAGCGCGAGGGCCGGGCGATGGTGCTCGCCGTCAACAAATGGGACCTGATGGAGACCAAGGGCGGCGGCGCGATCTCGACGTTGCGCCGCGACGCCGACCACTGGCTGCCACAGGTCAAGGGCGTGCCGATCGTCGCCGTGTCCGGCCTGATGGGCGAGGGCATCGATCGTCTGATGCAGGCGATCCAGGATGCCTATGCGCTCTGGAACAGGCGCGTGTCGACTTCGGCTTTGAACCGCTGGTTCGAGGAAGCTGTCCAGGCCAACCCGCCACCCGCCGTGTCCGGCCGCCGGCTGAAGCTGAACTACATCACCCAGACCAAGGCGCGCCCGCCGAGCTTCGTGTTGTTCTGCTCACGCGCGGATGCAGTGCCGCAGTCCTACTTGCGCTACCTCATCAACTCGATGCGGGAGGCCTTCGACCTGCCGGGCACGCCGGTGCGCATCACCCTGCGCGAGAAGGCCAATCCCTTCGCCCACAAGCGCAAGCGGCCGTCGTGA
- the radA gene encoding DNA repair protein RadA, whose amino-acid sequence MAKNTLSFVCQNCGAAYNRWQGKCESCGEWNTLAEEDATGSVPVSIRSKRKGRTFALESLAGKSPDAPRLSSGLTELDRVTGGGFVRGSVLLVGGDPGIGKSTLLTQATSLMARAGHRIVYISGEEAIAQVRLRAERLGLSDAPVQLAAETSVEDIVSTLSEGAVPRLIVIDSIQTMWTDTVESAPGTVTQVRASAQALIRFAKKTGAAVILVGHVTKDGQIAGPRVVEHMVDAVMSFEGEGSQQFRILRAVKNRFGPTDEIGVFEMTGLGLREVTNPSELFLSERDLGMPGTAVFAGIEGTRPVLVELQALVAPTSLGTPRRAVVGWDQSRLSMVLAVLEAHCGVKLSGHDVYLNVAGGLRIHEPAADMAAAAALVSSLVNAQLPTDAVYFGEISLSGVIRPVAQTPARLKEAVKLGFKRAVLPESARGADAGGDAGLTLNAVNSLTTLVAEIAAKGSRRGDSNPPAEKNATPARFRRGEG is encoded by the coding sequence ATGGCCAAGAACACGCTCTCCTTCGTCTGCCAGAACTGCGGCGCGGCCTATAACCGCTGGCAGGGCAAGTGCGAGTCCTGCGGCGAATGGAATACGCTGGCCGAGGAGGACGCGACCGGCAGCGTGCCGGTCTCGATCCGCTCCAAGCGCAAGGGCCGCACGTTTGCGCTGGAGAGCCTTGCGGGCAAAAGCCCTGACGCGCCGCGCCTGTCCTCTGGGCTAACCGAGCTCGATCGCGTGACCGGCGGCGGCTTCGTGCGCGGCTCGGTGCTGCTGGTCGGCGGCGATCCCGGCATCGGCAAATCGACGTTGCTGACACAGGCGACCAGCCTGATGGCGCGCGCCGGCCACCGCATCGTCTACATCTCCGGCGAAGAAGCCATTGCCCAGGTGCGGCTGCGCGCCGAACGGCTCGGGCTGTCGGATGCGCCGGTGCAGCTCGCGGCCGAAACCTCGGTCGAAGACATCGTCTCGACCTTGTCCGAAGGCGCCGTCCCCCGCCTGATCGTGATCGACTCGATCCAGACCATGTGGACCGACACGGTGGAATCGGCGCCCGGCACCGTCACGCAGGTGCGCGCCTCGGCGCAGGCGCTGATTCGTTTCGCCAAGAAGACCGGTGCGGCCGTCATCCTGGTCGGCCACGTCACCAAGGACGGCCAGATCGCCGGCCCCCGCGTGGTCGAGCACATGGTCGATGCGGTGATGTCGTTCGAGGGCGAAGGCTCGCAGCAATTTCGCATCCTGCGGGCGGTGAAGAACCGTTTTGGTCCAACCGACGAGATCGGCGTGTTCGAGATGACCGGGCTCGGCCTGCGCGAGGTCACCAACCCTTCCGAGCTGTTCCTGTCCGAGCGCGATCTCGGCATGCCAGGCACCGCAGTCTTCGCCGGCATCGAGGGCACGCGGCCCGTTCTGGTCGAATTGCAGGCGCTGGTGGCCCCGACCTCGCTCGGCACCCCGCGCCGCGCCGTGGTCGGCTGGGATCAGAGCAGGCTCTCGATGGTGCTGGCGGTGCTGGAGGCCCATTGCGGGGTCAAGCTGTCCGGCCACGACGTCTATCTGAACGTCGCGGGCGGCCTGCGCATCCACGAGCCGGCAGCCGATATGGCCGCGGCGGCGGCGCTGGTTTCCTCCCTGGTTAATGCGCAGTTACCCACCGATGCGGTCTATTTCGGCGAGATTTCGCTCTCCGGCGTCATCCGCCCGGTGGCGCAGACCCCGGCCCGACTCAAGGAAGCGGTCAAGCTCGGCTTCAAGCGCGCCGTGCTGCCCGAATCGGCCCGCGGCGCCGATGCCGGCGGTGACGCCGGACTGACCCTGAACGCGGTCAACAGCCTCACCACCCTGGTCGCTGAAATCGCCGCCAAGGGCTCCCGCCGCGGCGACTCGAACCCTCCGGCGGAGAAAAATGCCACACCGGCAAGATTCCGCCGTGGAGAGGGGTAG
- a CDS encoding SDR family NAD(P)-dependent oxidoreductase yields the protein MTKPLASRIALVTGASRGIGFATALALAKAGAHIVATARTQGGLEELDDEIRKVGGSNATLVPLNLTDSDGIARLGAGLHERYGKLDILVGNAGVLGPSSPVGHIELKTFNDVMSVNVSANFQLIRCMEPLLKQSDAGRAVFITSGAANKATAYVSPYAASKAALETLARAWAQETANTPLRVNLFNPGPVRTRMRATLMPGEDPATLDTAEQVAEFIVPLCAPDWTETGKFYDYKMRSLMSFRAPA from the coding sequence ATGACAAAGCCGCTCGCCTCCCGTATCGCTCTCGTCACCGGCGCCTCGCGCGGCATCGGTTTTGCCACGGCACTCGCGCTGGCGAAGGCCGGCGCGCATATCGTTGCCACCGCGCGCACGCAAGGCGGGCTCGAGGAGCTCGACGACGAGATCCGCAAAGTGGGCGGCAGCAACGCTACGCTCGTCCCGCTCAACCTCACCGATTCCGACGGCATCGCGCGACTTGGCGCGGGATTGCACGAGCGCTATGGCAAGCTCGATATCCTCGTCGGCAATGCCGGCGTGCTCGGCCCCTCCTCGCCGGTCGGCCATATCGAGCTCAAGACGTTCAACGACGTGATGTCCGTCAATGTCTCCGCGAACTTCCAGCTGATCCGCTGCATGGAGCCGCTGTTGAAGCAATCCGACGCCGGGCGCGCCGTGTTCATCACCTCGGGCGCCGCCAACAAGGCGACCGCCTATGTCAGCCCCTACGCCGCCTCCAAGGCCGCGCTGGAAACGTTGGCGCGCGCCTGGGCGCAGGAGACGGCGAACACACCCCTGCGCGTCAATCTGTTCAATCCGGGTCCCGTCCGCACCCGCATGCGCGCCACCCTGATGCCGGGCGAGGACCCGGCGACGCTCGACACGGCCGAGCAGGTCGCCGAGTTCATCGTTCCGCTGTGCGCGCCCGACTGGACCGAGACCGGCAAGTTCTACGACTACAAGATGCGCAGCCTGATGAGCTTCCGCGCGCCGGCCTGA